The Chitinispirillales bacterium ANBcel5 genome window below encodes:
- a CDS encoding acyltransferase, translating into MEQTVNNRCVSSDVKLGEGVKIAPFTNLYGCTIGDNSKVGTFVEIQKNAQIGANCKIQSHTFICEGVIVEDECFIGHGVTFINDPYPRSTNANGELQGEQDWAVVPTIIKRGASIGSGATVMCGVVIGEGAIVGAGSMVTKSVQSATIVAGNPARFKRRIDE; encoded by the coding sequence AGTGAATAACAGGTGTGTGTCTTCAGATGTTAAACTCGGAGAGGGGGTAAAGATCGCACCCTTTACCAACCTCTATGGGTGTACTATAGGGGATAACTCTAAGGTGGGCACATTTGTAGAGATACAAAAAAATGCACAGATTGGTGCTAATTGTAAGATTCAGAGCCATACCTTTATATGTGAAGGGGTAATAGTGGAAGATGAATGCTTTATAGGTCATGGAGTTACTTTCATAAACGATCCTTATCCCCGTTCAACCAATGCAAACGGTGAGCTTCAGGGCGAACAGGACTGGGCTGTGGTGCCCACGATAATAAAAAGAGGTGCATCGATTGGATCGGGAGCTACGGTTATGTGTGGGGTTGTTATAGGTGAAGGAGCGATAGTGGGTGCTGGGAGTATGGTGACAAAGAGTGTGCAATCAGCTACTATAGTAGCCGGTAACCCTGCCAGATTCAAAAGGAGGATAGATGAATAA